In Nicotiana tabacum cultivar K326 chromosome 2, ASM71507v2, whole genome shotgun sequence, the following proteins share a genomic window:
- the LOC107774949 gene encoding uncharacterized protein LOC107774949 — protein sequence MARVDMCNVDLEAGAGAGGHSRRCSGSGSSEEGSVCFSDADEGSCYSQFYSTADGSNNDDYSFACGTESEIGPESRRVSSVAESDDCSVDLENGVGKTKLHVGKIERDCRICHLSLVSSGPESGIAIELGCSCKDDLAAAHKHCAETWFKIKGNKTCEICCSIARNVVGPNDVESAQQTNESNALATNAASAPVSSATSETRTCLNGHRFLNFLLACMVFAFVISWLFHFNIPS from the exons ATGGCAAGAGTAGATATGTGTAATGTGGATTTAGAGGCCGGTGCCGGCGCCGGTGGACACAGTCGCCGGTGCTCCGGCAGTGGTAGTAGTGAAGAGGGTAGTGTCTGTTTCTCAGATGCTGATGAGGGTTCTTGTTATTCTCAGTTTTATTCAACAGCTGACGGTTCAAATAATGATGATTATAGCTTTGCTTGTGGCACTGAGTCTGAGATAGGTCCTGAGTCAAGGAGAGTCTCATCTGTAGCTGAGTCTGATGATTGTTCAGTGGATTTAGAAAATGGAGTTGGTAAAACGAAGCTGCATGTGGGGAAAATTGAAAGAGATTGTAGGATTTGTCATCTGAGTTTGGTGAGTTCTGGTCCTGAGTCCGGTATTGCTATTGAATTAGGATGTTCTTGTAAAGATGATTTGGCTGCTGCACATAAGCATTGTGCTGAGACTTGGTTCAAAATCAAAGGAAATAA GACTTGTGAAATATGTTGTTCTATTGCGCGCAATGTTGTTGGTCCAAATGATGTTGAGTCAGCACAGCAAACAAATGAATCCAATGCGTTGGCTACAAATGCAGCGTCTGCACCAGTATCATCAGCCACTTCAGAAACTCGAACTTGTTTGAATGGCCATCGGTTCTTGAATTTCCTCTTAGCTTGTATGGTGTTCGCGTTTGTCATCTCTTGGCTCTTCCATTTTAACATCCCATCATAG